A window from Theobroma cacao cultivar B97-61/B2 chromosome 3, Criollo_cocoa_genome_V2, whole genome shotgun sequence encodes these proteins:
- the LOC108661148 gene encoding uncharacterized mitochondrial protein AtMg00820-like, with protein MERDALPIDKEPTTYEEAIFDIDSDKWLEATKFETDAKHVNQVWTLVDAPERVKPIGYKWVFKRKIDMDGNVQTYKARLVAKGYNQVEGIDYEETLSPMAMIKSIRILLAIAAYYDYEIW; from the coding sequence ATGGAAAGAGATGCTTTGCCAATTGACAAAGAGCCTACTACTTATGAGGAGGcaatatttgatattgattCTGATAAGTGGCTAGAGGCCACGAAATTCGAAACGGATGCCAAGCATGTCAACCAAGTATGGACTTTGGTTGATGCACCTGAAAGGGTAAAACCCATAGGATACAAATGGGTCTTTAAGAGAAAGATTGACATGGATGGTAATGTACAAACATACAAGGCTAGGTTGGTTGCTAAAGGTTACAACCAAGTTGAAGGAATCGATTATGAGGAAACCTTATCACCTATGGCCATGATTAAATCCATTAGGATTTTGCTTGCTATTGCTGCATATTATGATTATGAGATATGGTAG